In Cicer arietinum cultivar CDC Frontier isolate Library 1 chromosome 1, Cicar.CDCFrontier_v2.0, whole genome shotgun sequence, one DNA window encodes the following:
- the LOC101502168 gene encoding BRAP2 RING ZnF UBP domain-containing protein 2 isoform X1 translates to MWSSSRVSEAEEEKQSESCSFSTSLFNFSSGNPRIEETRGLMHVFPEDTPSSLPVGRKPLACVVGVPNHMTYADFCQFCGSFIHHILEMRIVRMDFMEDRYSVLIRFDQQHSTDAFYNHYNGRRFSSLEDEMCRVVFTLDVQYTGSIEHAQPSNATSTEQPTCPVCLERLDQDTSGILTTICNHSFHSSCISKWADSSCPVCRYCQQQAEKSICFVCQTTENLWICVICGFVGCGRYKGGHAIIHWKETQHCYSLEVETKRVWDYVGDNYVHRLIQSKTDGKLVELNAHCVHEDSGCGSCSCGDNVMREAMLNSKVEAIVNEYNELLATQLENQKLYFESLLQQVEQETERKISVAAQKAVSLKQQKIQSKIDRCNKEKKFLDELNENLLKNEEIWKAKILEIEEREKKALRLTNGKIMALEKQLSDLMVCLEGGETVEQLPTLSNNTNGGTIPNISKGSSSTCSS, encoded by the exons ATGTGGAGTTCGAGCAGAGTCTCCGAGGCCGAAGAGGAGAAGCAGAGTGAATCTTGTTCCTTCTCAACTTCTCTCTTCAATTTCTCTTCCGGCAACCCTAGAATCGAAGAAACTCGCGGCCTCATGCACGTCTTCCCCGAAGACACTCCTTCTTCTCTTCCG GTTGGACGGAAACCGTTGGCGTGTGTTGTGGGAGTTCCTAATCACATGACTTATGCGGATTTCTGCCAATTCTGTGGTTCGTTTATTCATCATATTCTTGAGATGCGTATTGTGAGGATGGATTTTATGGAAGATCGTTACAGTGTTTTAATTCGATTCGATCAACAACACTCTACAGACGCTTTCTACAATCACTACAATGGTCGACGTTTCTCGTCTCTCGAG GATGAGATGTGCCGAGTTGTTTTCACGTTAGATGTGCAGTACACTGGGTCAATTGAACATGCACAACCATCCAATGCTACTTCAACTGAACAACCTACATGTCCAGTTTGCCTTG AGCGATTAGATCAAGATACGAGTGGAATTCTTACAACCATATGCAATCATTCTTTCCATTCTTCCTGTATTTCAAAATGGGCAGATTCTTCTTGTCCT GTATGCCGCTATTGCCAACAGCAAGCTGAAAAATCTATATGTTTCGTTTGTCAAACCACTGAGAACCTTTGGATATGTGTTATATGTGGGTTTGTTGGCTGTGGGAG ATATAAAGGAGGGCATGCCATAATACACTGGAAAGAGACACAACATTGCTATTCCTTAGAAGTGGAAACTAAGCGTGTTTGGGATTATGTAGGAGACAACTACGTTCATAGACTTATTCAGTCCAAAACTGATGGGAAGTTAGTTGAGCTGAACGCTCACTGTGTGCACGAAGACAGTGGATGTGGAAGTTGCAGTTGTGGAGATAATGTCATGAGAGAGGCTATGCTTAATAGTAAAGTCGAAGCT ATTGTCAATGAGTACAATGAATTGCTTGCTACTCAACTTGAAAACCAAAAATTA TATTTTGAATCCTTATTACAACAAGTAGAACAAGAAACTGAAAGAAAAATTTCCGTAGCTGCTCAGAAGGCTGTCAGTCTCAAACAGCAGAAGATTCAGTCCAAGATTGATAGGTGTAACAAAGAGAAGAAATTTCTGGATGAG CTTAACGAAAATCTTTTGAAAAATGAGGAGATCTGGAAAGCCAAGATACTTGAGATCGAAGAGAG GGAGAAAAAGGCTTTAAGGCTTACTAATGGTAAGATAATGGCCCTAGAAAAACAG CTTAGTGATCTCATGGTTTGTCTTGAGGGCGGGGAGACGGTAGAACAGCTGCCAACGTTGTCAAATAATACAAATGGTGGAACCATCCCTAACATTTCAAAAGGATCGTCGTCAACTTGTAGCTCTTAG
- the LOC101502168 gene encoding BRAP2 RING ZnF UBP domain-containing protein 2 isoform X2 produces the protein MWSSSRVSEAEEEKQSESCSFSTSLFNFSSGNPRIEETRGLMHVFPEDTPSSLPVGRKPLACVVGVPNHMTYADFCQFCGSFIHHILEMRIVRMDFMEDRYSVLIRFDQQHSTDAFYNHYNGRRFSSLEDEMCRVVFTLDVQYTGSIEHAQPSNATSTEQPTCPVCLERLDQDTSGILTTICNHSFHSSCISKWADSSCPVCRYCQQQAEKSICFVCQTTENLWICVICGFVGCGRYKGGHAIIHWKETQHCYSLEVETKRVWDYVGDNYVHRLIQSKTDGKLVELNAHCVHEDSGCGSCSCGDNVMREAMLNSKVEAIVNEYNELLATQLENQKLYFESLLQQVEQETERKISVAAQKAVSLKQQKIQSKIDRCNKEKKFLDELNENLLKNEEIWKAKILEIEEREKKALRLTNA, from the exons ATGTGGAGTTCGAGCAGAGTCTCCGAGGCCGAAGAGGAGAAGCAGAGTGAATCTTGTTCCTTCTCAACTTCTCTCTTCAATTTCTCTTCCGGCAACCCTAGAATCGAAGAAACTCGCGGCCTCATGCACGTCTTCCCCGAAGACACTCCTTCTTCTCTTCCG GTTGGACGGAAACCGTTGGCGTGTGTTGTGGGAGTTCCTAATCACATGACTTATGCGGATTTCTGCCAATTCTGTGGTTCGTTTATTCATCATATTCTTGAGATGCGTATTGTGAGGATGGATTTTATGGAAGATCGTTACAGTGTTTTAATTCGATTCGATCAACAACACTCTACAGACGCTTTCTACAATCACTACAATGGTCGACGTTTCTCGTCTCTCGAG GATGAGATGTGCCGAGTTGTTTTCACGTTAGATGTGCAGTACACTGGGTCAATTGAACATGCACAACCATCCAATGCTACTTCAACTGAACAACCTACATGTCCAGTTTGCCTTG AGCGATTAGATCAAGATACGAGTGGAATTCTTACAACCATATGCAATCATTCTTTCCATTCTTCCTGTATTTCAAAATGGGCAGATTCTTCTTGTCCT GTATGCCGCTATTGCCAACAGCAAGCTGAAAAATCTATATGTTTCGTTTGTCAAACCACTGAGAACCTTTGGATATGTGTTATATGTGGGTTTGTTGGCTGTGGGAG ATATAAAGGAGGGCATGCCATAATACACTGGAAAGAGACACAACATTGCTATTCCTTAGAAGTGGAAACTAAGCGTGTTTGGGATTATGTAGGAGACAACTACGTTCATAGACTTATTCAGTCCAAAACTGATGGGAAGTTAGTTGAGCTGAACGCTCACTGTGTGCACGAAGACAGTGGATGTGGAAGTTGCAGTTGTGGAGATAATGTCATGAGAGAGGCTATGCTTAATAGTAAAGTCGAAGCT ATTGTCAATGAGTACAATGAATTGCTTGCTACTCAACTTGAAAACCAAAAATTA TATTTTGAATCCTTATTACAACAAGTAGAACAAGAAACTGAAAGAAAAATTTCCGTAGCTGCTCAGAAGGCTGTCAGTCTCAAACAGCAGAAGATTCAGTCCAAGATTGATAGGTGTAACAAAGAGAAGAAATTTCTGGATGAG CTTAACGAAAATCTTTTGAAAAATGAGGAGATCTGGAAAGCCAAGATACTTGAGATCGAAGAGAG GGAGAAAAAGGCTTTAAGGCTTACTAATG CTTAG